From one Anaerococcus prevotii DSM 20548 genomic stretch:
- a CDS encoding pseudouridine synthase codes for MRLDKMIGNSGLDTRKNIKKNAKKGAILVNGEVVKDTATQVDPEVDEVYYMGHFVDYFENIYVMMNKPAGFLSATEDKDPTVIDLLDDFYKVIDLSIAGRLDKDTTGLLLLSTDGKFIHKVTSPNSNIEKTYLVECRDKIDESLIDLFKEGVYIKEDDYTARSAKLEILEEKKAIVKVTEGKFHLVKRLFSNCCNKVEKLKRIAIGDLSLDEHLAEGEYRELSDDEISLLME; via the coding sequence ATGAGACTAGATAAGATGATAGGAAACTCTGGCCTAGATACCAGAAAAAATATAAAGAAAAATGCCAAGAAGGGAGCTATCCTTGTAAATGGCGAAGTAGTAAAAGATACAGCAACCCAGGTCGACCCAGAAGTCGATGAAGTATACTATATGGGTCATTTCGTAGATTATTTCGAAAATATTTATGTTATGATGAATAAGCCTGCGGGCTTTCTTTCGGCGACAGAAGACAAAGACCCAACTGTAATAGATCTCTTGGATGATTTCTATAAAGTAATCGACTTATCAATAGCAGGAAGGCTCGATAAGGATACTACAGGCCTCCTCCTTCTTTCAACAGATGGTAAGTTCATCCACAAGGTAACAAGCCCAAATTCTAATATAGAAAAAACCTATCTTGTAGAATGTAGAGATAAGATAGATGAGAGCCTAATAGACTTATTCAAAGAAGGAGTCTATATCAAAGAAGATGACTACACAGCAAGAAGTGCCAAGCTTGAGATATTAGAAGAGAAAAAGGCAATAGTCAAGGTTACGGAAGGTAAGTTTCACTTAGTAAAAAGACTATTTTCAAATTGTTGCAACAAGGTGGAAAAGCTCAAAAGAATTGCCATAGGAGACTTATCCCTAGACGAACACTTGGCAGAAGGCGAGTATAGGGAGTTAAGTGATGATGAAATATCCCTACTTATGGAGTAA
- a CDS encoding ATP-dependent DNA helicase, translated as MRNLGQEEIIKNAKLPAVVIAGPGTGKTHTIVGFVAEAIKEGKFPANKVLITTFTKKAARELNTRIITRLRKDGLDTDLEDMKIGNFHSLAISFISKYRRLDDNFFNLTIIDSNMEEFIVEENLEIFTSLPHFEDFIVKDYATATILDIFQTLINQMIDPLSLRDSASPQDKLAYEIFTTYEKLLDSLGLINFQLILKRFLDLLKDPIIGEKIREEIDLVVIDEYQDTNLIQEEIAINLTKNGNIIVFGDDDQALYSFRGADARNLTHFDEKFYQRTGIRASKYFLNINYRSNQVIIDKARAFMDEAKGSSKKDLKSNKAEENPNTIVRARADEMDNIVMIVKLLSKKIKLGQIAFLFPSFNNSYPSILQKKFENAGIKVINRKSDGYFRREEIRLIIFVLLKIARTGPINTDFRGGKMTYGQRQKLDYRNFLKEIYEDDKFKENRKLRNFIEDFSESYSISDLIYKLMGLETFKDILKDKNQDKKDLIFKNISKFINLAVDYDEIFEETNSYYQKFIFSYIFIYFKKNAIGEFDEDDVYDDSINFMTIHQSKGLEFEAVFVSSLGDYPRRDYDKFTDRFVEKDSLEKKELDFYRKYYTAFTRAKNLLVLLDNSTDRRIKNFAYTLDSSSKLSSIDFKMEERKDDKKILAFTTDIDVYMTCPLKYKFVRKLSFRTKKTESLIFGSKVHNLAQYIYSPSFDKKDMTSFLWENKGYIEPVSNLLNRGFNVKLSEANYKADRDFYILQGNIDLILEDSSIMDLKTGSFDEKSLAKYKKQLLTYRQLLLANGKEVGKIYLYFIEKDDLIEVKDEGFDMAAIDDVAREIVRENFNHKTEDRKACKFCPMKHFCERA; from the coding sequence ATGAGAAACCTTGGTCAAGAAGAAATAATTAAAAATGCTAAGCTCCCAGCTGTGGTAATAGCAGGTCCCGGCACAGGCAAGACCCACACTATAGTAGGCTTTGTAGCAGAAGCCATCAAGGAGGGTAAATTTCCCGCAAACAAAGTCCTAATCACTACTTTCACTAAAAAGGCGGCCCGTGAGCTTAATACGAGAATTATTACTAGGCTTAGAAAAGATGGCCTAGATACAGATCTTGAGGATATGAAGATAGGTAACTTCCACTCTCTTGCCATATCCTTTATTAGCAAATACAGGAGGCTTGACGATAATTTCTTTAATCTTACTATAATCGACTCCAACATGGAGGAATTTATAGTAGAAGAAAATCTAGAGATTTTCACGAGCCTCCCTCACTTTGAGGACTTTATAGTAAAAGATTATGCTACGGCGACCATTCTTGATATCTTCCAAACCCTTATCAATCAAATGATAGACCCCTTATCTCTTAGGGATTCAGCTTCTCCTCAAGACAAGCTCGCCTACGAAATATTTACGACCTATGAAAAGCTTCTAGATTCCTTAGGCCTAATTAATTTCCAGCTTATCTTAAAACGCTTTTTGGACTTGCTTAAAGACCCTATAATAGGGGAGAAAATAAGAGAAGAGATAGACCTTGTTGTAATTGATGAATACCAGGACACCAACTTAATCCAGGAAGAAATCGCAATCAATCTTACGAAAAATGGCAATATCATAGTCTTTGGAGATGACGACCAGGCCCTTTATTCCTTTAGGGGAGCCGATGCGAGAAACCTAACCCATTTTGATGAGAAATTCTACCAGAGGACTGGAATTAGGGCGAGTAAATACTTTCTGAATATTAATTATAGGTCAAATCAAGTTATAATTGATAAGGCCAGGGCCTTTATGGATGAGGCCAAGGGTTCTAGCAAGAAGGACCTTAAGTCAAATAAGGCAGAGGAAAATCCCAATACCATAGTAAGGGCTAGGGCAGATGAGATGGACAATATCGTAATGATAGTTAAGCTCTTATCAAAGAAAATAAAACTCGGACAAATTGCCTTTCTCTTTCCAAGCTTTAACAATTCATATCCTTCAATCCTCCAGAAGAAATTCGAAAATGCTGGGATTAAAGTAATCAACAGGAAAAGCGATGGCTACTTTAGAAGAGAAGAAATTCGCCTAATAATTTTTGTCCTCCTTAAAATAGCAAGGACAGGTCCTATCAATACCGATTTTCGGGGAGGAAAGATGACCTATGGGCAAAGGCAGAAACTTGACTATAGGAACTTCCTTAAGGAAATCTATGAAGATGATAAGTTCAAGGAAAATAGGAAGCTTAGAAATTTCATAGAAGATTTTTCAGAATCTTATTCTATATCAGACCTTATTTACAAGCTTATGGGCCTTGAGACCTTTAAGGATATCCTTAAGGATAAGAATCAAGATAAGAAGGATCTTATTTTCAAAAATATCAGCAAATTCATAAATCTTGCTGTAGACTATGATGAGATTTTTGAAGAAACTAATAGTTATTATCAGAAGTTCATCTTCTCCTATATTTTTATTTATTTTAAGAAAAACGCCATAGGAGAGTTCGATGAGGATGATGTCTACGACGATTCCATAAACTTCATGACCATCCACCAGTCCAAAGGCTTGGAGTTTGAGGCAGTATTCGTATCTAGCCTAGGAGATTATCCGAGAAGAGATTATGATAAGTTTACAGATAGGTTTGTTGAAAAGGATAGCCTAGAGAAAAAGGAATTGGATTTCTATAGAAAATATTACACGGCCTTCACCAGGGCAAAAAACCTCTTGGTCCTTCTGGATAATTCGACAGATCGAAGAATAAAAAACTTCGCATATACCCTCGATTCTTCATCCAAGTTAAGCTCTATTGACTTTAAGATGGAAGAGAGAAAAGATGATAAGAAAATCCTAGCCTTTACCACAGACATCGATGTCTATATGACCTGCCCCCTAAAGTATAAATTTGTAAGGAAACTTTCCTTTAGGACTAAGAAGACCGAAAGCCTAATCTTTGGATCAAAGGTCCACAATCTAGCTCAATATATCTACTCTCCTTCCTTTGACAAGAAGGATATGACAAGCTTCTTGTGGGAAAATAAGGGATACATTGAGCCAGTTTCAAACCTACTAAACAGGGGATTTAATGTGAAGCTAAGCGAGGCGAACTACAAGGCGGATAGAGATTTTTATATCCTTCAAGGAAATATTGACCTTATTTTAGAAGATTCCTCAATCATGGACCTAAAGACTGGGTCTTTTGATGAGAAAAGTCTCGCCAAATACAAAAAGCAACTTCTAACCTATAGACAGCTCCTCCTAGCTAATGGCAAGGAAGTAGGGAAAATCTACCTATATTTTATAGAAAAAGACGACCTAATCGAAGTAAAGGATGAAGGTTTTGACATGGCTGCTATAGATGATGTGGCTAGGGAGATCGTTAGAGAAAACTTCAATCATAAGACCGAAGATAGGAAAGCTTGTAAGTTCTGTCCTATGAAGCACTTCTGCGAGCGAGCTTGA
- a CDS encoding sugar transferase produces the protein MYENYVKNILDRILALLGLIILSPIFLLTALAIKIEEPRGKVFFIQDRSGKEGKAFSCIKFRSMSTEAPNNAATWELDNADSYITKVGRFIRKTSIDELPQLINIIRGDMSIVGPRPVILKEEELINLRRKFGALSVRPGITGLSQISGRDNLPPKKKAETDGEYAANVTFLNDLKIILKTIPQVLSGEGVSEGKKEDFR, from the coding sequence ATGTATGAAAATTACGTAAAGAATATATTGGATAGGATTTTGGCTCTTTTGGGTCTTATAATCCTCTCTCCAATATTTTTGCTTACAGCTCTCGCCATCAAAATCGAAGAGCCCAGGGGAAAAGTCTTCTTCATCCAGGATAGGTCTGGTAAGGAAGGTAAGGCTTTCTCCTGCATCAAATTTAGGTCGATGTCGACAGAGGCGCCAAACAACGCCGCAACTTGGGAGCTTGATAATGCGGATAGCTACATAACAAAAGTGGGCCGTTTCATCAGAAAGACATCCATAGACGAGCTTCCCCAGCTTATAAATATAATAAGGGGAGATATGAGCATAGTTGGCCCAAGGCCGGTTATCCTTAAGGAAGAAGAGCTAATTAACTTAAGGAGAAAGTTCGGTGCCTTGAGTGTAAGGCCAGGAATTACAGGACTTAGCCAAATTTCGGGCAGGGATAATCTCCCTCCCAAGAAAAAGGCCGAGACAGATGGTGAGTATGCAGCAAATGTAACTTTCTTAAATGACTTAAAAATAATATTAAAAACAATCCCCCAAGTCCTATCTGGAGAAGGGGTTAGCGAAGGAAAGAAGGAAGATTTTAGGTAA
- a CDS encoding NAD(P)/FAD-dependent oxidoreductase: MKNYDLVVVGGGPAGLAAAAKAYDLGVKNILVVERDEMLGGILNQCIHNGFGLHRFKEELTGPEYAQRFADLVEERDIDVLLNTIVMDFANDKTLTLMNEENGMFTLKPKAVILAMGCRERPRGALNIPGSRPAGVYSAGTAQRMINLEGYMPGKKVVILGSGDIGLIMARRMTLEGAEVQCVAEIMPYSGGLKRNIVQCLDDFDIPLYFNTTISGIEGKDRVEGCTLSQVDENMKVIPGTEKHYDCDTILLSVGLLPENELTKEAGIEIDPKTKGAIVSDRLMTNIPGVFACGNVLHVHDLVDYVTDESELAAENAAHYIEGKFEESKADPIYLTAGEGVSYTLPQYINPDTMADTAIVRFRVNNVYQNRILKMYVDGKEVAKKRKLVYAPGEMEDLILKKEDLPEGAKEIEIKLEEI, from the coding sequence ATGAAAAATTATGATTTAGTAGTAGTAGGTGGAGGTCCTGCAGGTCTTGCTGCAGCTGCCAAGGCCTATGATTTGGGTGTAAAAAACATCCTTGTAGTAGAAAGAGACGAAATGCTCGGAGGAATCCTTAACCAATGTATCCACAATGGATTCGGCCTACACAGATTCAAAGAAGAGCTAACAGGACCAGAATATGCCCAAAGATTTGCTGACCTAGTAGAAGAAAGAGACATAGATGTCCTCCTAAACACAATAGTAATGGACTTTGCAAATGACAAGACCCTTACACTAATGAATGAAGAAAACGGAATGTTTACCCTAAAACCAAAGGCAGTAATCCTTGCTATGGGTTGTAGGGAGAGACCAAGAGGAGCCCTAAACATCCCAGGAAGTAGACCAGCTGGAGTATATTCAGCAGGAACTGCTCAAAGGATGATCAACCTCGAAGGCTATATGCCAGGCAAGAAAGTCGTAATCCTAGGATCTGGTGATATCGGCCTAATCATGGCAAGAAGAATGACCCTAGAAGGTGCCGAAGTTCAATGTGTTGCAGAAATTATGCCATATTCTGGTGGACTAAAAAGAAATATAGTTCAATGTCTAGATGACTTTGACATACCACTTTACTTTAACACAACAATCTCAGGCATCGAAGGAAAAGACAGAGTAGAAGGCTGTACCCTTTCCCAAGTTGACGAGAACATGAAAGTAATACCAGGTACAGAAAAACACTACGACTGTGATACCATACTTCTATCAGTAGGCCTTCTTCCAGAAAACGAACTAACAAAAGAAGCGGGAATCGAAATAGATCCAAAAACCAAGGGAGCTATCGTATCAGATAGATTAATGACAAATATCCCAGGAGTATTCGCTTGCGGTAACGTCCTACACGTTCACGACCTAGTAGATTATGTAACAGACGAAAGTGAGCTAGCAGCAGAAAACGCAGCCCACTACATCGAAGGTAAATTCGAAGAATCTAAGGCAGATCCTATATATCTAACAGCTGGTGAAGGCGTATCCTACACCTTGCCACAATACATTAACCCAGATACAATGGCTGATACTGCAATAGTTAGATTTAGAGTAAATAATGTCTACCAAAACAGAATCCTAAAAATGTACGTTGATGGCAAAGAAGTAGCAAAGAAAAGAAAATTAGTCTATGCTCCAGGAGAAATGGAAGATCTAATCCTAAAGAAAGAAGACCTTCCAGAAGGAGCTAAGGAAATAGAAATCAAATTGGAGGAAATATGA
- a CDS encoding glycerol-3-phosphate responsive antiterminator, with protein MTHEEIFDIIYENPIIMAIKNNKDLRDSLDSENKIVFVLFGTVESIPHIVKKLKKHGKIVMVHEDLIEGLSSSPLSSAFIKNYTDADGIITTRPQNAAYARQIGLFAILRFFVLDSLSYENVKETVKKANCDLIEILPGIMPKILDDISKRTRIPLVAGGLINEKSDVIEALNANAIAISSSNTDVWKM; from the coding sequence ATGACACACGAAGAGATTTTCGATATAATTTATGAAAATCCAATAATCATGGCTATCAAAAATAACAAAGATTTAAGAGACTCTTTGGATAGTGAAAACAAAATAGTGTTCGTGCTTTTTGGTACTGTAGAAAGCATCCCACACATAGTCAAAAAACTTAAAAAACATGGCAAGATAGTTATGGTTCATGAGGATTTGATTGAAGGATTATCAAGCTCTCCACTGTCGTCGGCTTTCATTAAAAATTATACTGACGCTGATGGAATTATTACTACGAGGCCGCAAAATGCCGCTTACGCTAGGCAGATTGGCTTATTTGCTATTTTAAGATTCTTTGTCCTAGATTCTCTATCATATGAGAATGTGAAGGAGACTGTAAAGAAGGCAAATTGCGACCTTATAGAGATACTTCCGGGGATTATGCCAAAGATATTGGATGATATATCAAAAAGGACTAGGATTCCTTTGGTAGCAGGCGGGCTAATCAACGAGAAATCGGATGTAATCGAGGCCCTAAATGCCAACGCTATTGCGATATCGTCATCTAATACCGATGTTTGGAAAATGTAA
- a CDS encoding DUF1667 domain-containing protein, whose translation MKKELTCINCPLGCSVTVTMEDDGTITDITGNTCKRGEVYARNEVKNPVRTVTSTVKVEGGSAYSVPVKTSDAIPKGKMKEAMVEINEAVAKAPIKVGDVIIDSIAGTGIKLVATANR comes from the coding sequence ATGAAAAAGGAATTAACATGTATCAATTGTCCTCTAGGCTGTTCTGTAACAGTAACCATGGAAGATGATGGAACAATAACAGATATCACTGGAAACACCTGCAAAAGAGGTGAGGTTTACGCAAGAAACGAAGTGAAAAATCCAGTAAGAACCGTAACATCAACTGTTAAAGTTGAGGGCGGATCTGCTTATTCTGTGCCAGTGAAGACTAGTGATGCAATACCAAAGGGTAAAATGAAAGAAGCAATGGTTGAAATTAACGAAGCCGTTGCCAAGGCTCCTATCAAAGTAGGGGATGTGATAATCGATTCAATAGCAGGCACAGGAATAAAGCTTGTAGCTACTGCCAATAGATAA
- a CDS encoding GNAT family N-acetyltransferase: protein MIFRKASSEDIESIGKIIEMARKSLRDDGIDQWQKTNPNEDIIREQIAKDDAYIFDKDGKALAYAYVFDGVDPSYNVHEGKFKTDSYFVIHTLMVDNRGIVPKLGTKFMEALIDFTEKSGKEAIRIDTHEDNFRMRGLLHKFSFEEIGIVQIDEDGVPKDRICYEKVL from the coding sequence ATGATATTTAGAAAAGCAAGCTCAGAAGATATAGAATCAATTGGGAAAATTATAGAAATGGCGAGGAAGTCTCTTCGTGATGATGGGATAGATCAATGGCAGAAGACCAATCCCAACGAGGATATTATAAGAGAGCAAATAGCAAAAGATGATGCCTATATATTTGACAAGGATGGAAAGGCCCTAGCCTATGCCTATGTTTTCGACGGAGTCGATCCTTCCTACAATGTCCATGAGGGTAAGTTTAAGACGGATAGTTATTTTGTAATCCATACCCTGATGGTTGATAATAGGGGAATTGTCCCAAAGCTTGGAACTAAGTTTATGGAGGCTTTGATAGACTTTACGGAAAAATCTGGCAAAGAAGCTATTAGAATAGACACCCACGAGGATAATTTCAGGATGAGGGGGCTCCTTCATAAGTTTTCCTTCGAGGAAATTGGCATTGTACAAATTGATGAGGACGGCGTTCCTAAAGATAGGATCTGCTATGAGAAAGTCCTATGA
- the glpK gene encoding glycerol kinase GlpK: MGKYIMALDAGTTSNRAIIFNKKGEIMSVAQKEFTQFFPHPGWVEHDATEIWSTQLGVCTEAIAKLGVSADDIEAIGITNQRETTIVWEKDTGKPVYNAIVWQCRRTADMADKLVEDGYKKTIQDKTGLVVDPYFSGTKIRWILDHIENGQERAENGELLFGTVDTWLIYNLTRGKVHVTDYSNASRTMIFNIHTLEWDDELCGILNIPKCMLPEVKPSSHIYGNTFPGYFDGEIPIAGIAGDQQAALFGQTCFDEGDAKNTYGTGAFLLMNTGETAVKSDNGLVTTIAWGLGDGKVNYALEGSIFVAGSAIQWLRDQLRIVDAADDTEYMATKVDDTNGCYVVPAFTGLGAPYWDAYARGSIVGITRGTSKYHIVRATLESLAYLTNDVLQAMSKDSKRELHELKVDGGASANNFLMQFQSDMIQTKVERPKTLETTALGASYLAGLAVGYYKDLEEIKENRLVDREFTPEISKEERDKKDRNWQRAVDRSFSWAKTYEE; the protein is encoded by the coding sequence ATGGGAAAATATATCATGGCACTTGATGCTGGAACAACTAGTAACAGAGCAATCATCTTTAACAAAAAGGGCGAGATCATGTCAGTGGCTCAAAAAGAGTTCACTCAATTCTTTCCGCATCCAGGCTGGGTTGAACATGATGCAACAGAAATCTGGTCAACTCAATTAGGTGTTTGTACAGAAGCTATCGCAAAACTTGGCGTAAGTGCAGATGACATCGAGGCGATCGGTATCACCAACCAAAGAGAGACAACCATAGTTTGGGAAAAAGATACAGGTAAACCTGTCTATAATGCAATCGTTTGGCAATGTCGTCGTACAGCAGACATGGCAGACAAACTAGTAGAAGATGGCTACAAAAAGACAATCCAAGACAAGACTGGACTTGTAGTAGACCCATACTTCTCAGGAACCAAAATCCGCTGGATCCTAGATCATATCGAAAATGGTCAAGAAAGAGCAGAAAACGGCGAACTCCTCTTTGGTACAGTAGATACTTGGTTAATCTACAACTTAACACGTGGTAAGGTTCACGTAACAGACTACTCAAACGCATCAAGAACAATGATCTTTAACATCCACACCCTAGAATGGGATGATGAATTATGTGGAATACTAAATATTCCAAAATGTATGCTTCCAGAAGTTAAACCATCTTCACACATCTACGGAAATACATTCCCAGGATACTTCGATGGTGAAATTCCAATAGCTGGTATAGCAGGAGACCAACAAGCTGCCCTATTCGGACAAACTTGCTTCGATGAAGGAGATGCAAAGAACACATATGGAACAGGTGCCTTCCTGCTAATGAATACAGGCGAGACTGCAGTTAAGTCAGACAATGGTCTAGTAACAACCATAGCTTGGGGACTTGGAGATGGCAAGGTAAACTACGCACTTGAAGGTTCAATCTTCGTTGCAGGATCTGCTATCCAATGGCTAAGAGACCAACTAAGAATCGTAGATGCTGCTGATGATACAGAATATATGGCAACCAAAGTCGATGATACAAATGGCTGCTACGTAGTGCCAGCCTTTACTGGACTAGGTGCACCATACTGGGATGCTTACGCAAGAGGATCAATCGTTGGTATAACAAGAGGAACAAGCAAATACCATATAGTTAGAGCAACACTAGAGTCCCTAGCTTACCTAACAAATGACGTACTTCAAGCTATGAGTAAGGATAGCAAGAGAGAACTTCACGAGCTTAAGGTAGACGGTGGAGCAAGTGCAAACAACTTCCTAATGCAATTCCAATCTGATATGATCCAAACTAAGGTAGAAAGGCCTAAGACACTAGAGACAACAGCTCTCGGAGCATCTTATCTTGCAGGACTTGCTGTAGGTTACTACAAAGACCTAGAAGAGATAAAAGAGAATCGTCTAGTTGACCGTGAATTTACTCCAGAAATCTCCAAAGAAGAAAGAGATAAGAAGGACAGAAACTGGCAAAGAGCAGTTGACAGATCATTCTCTTGGGCAAAAACTTACGAAGAATAA
- a CDS encoding NAD(P)/FAD-dependent oxidoreductase, translating to MYDAIIIGGGVTGTSIAYQLSKKKGKFLLLEKNEDVCTETSKANSGICHGGYDAIPGTMKAKMNVKGNHMMADEAKKLSFPYKQIGTFVLCHDEKDYPKLKELYDQGIANGVGGMEILDGDQVREMEPNVSDDVCYALYCKEAGIIDPFLMNIAFAEVSNINGVDYKFNEKVTETNPKDGYWEVVTENATYETKAVINAAGLYSDEIHNRVSDEKFEIKARRGEYLLLDKDTKGFVNHVMFNLPTEKGKGILVSPTIDENTLVGPTSDFVDDKGDLRSTREHLEEVIEKSNDTVKNVPVRMVITSFSGNRAHEKGGDFILKESLDGFFDCIGIESPGLTSAPAIGEYMANLVSEKLNLEDNKDFVYDRKPTPKTSELSLEEHDKLIKEDPRYGKIICRCEKVTEGEIVDAINRPLGARTVDGVKRRVRATAGRCQGGFCLPRVMEILARELDENYDDIVKNHKDSYYIKGHVK from the coding sequence ATGTATGATGCTATAATTATAGGCGGTGGAGTCACAGGAACATCAATAGCCTACCAATTGTCAAAGAAAAAAGGAAAATTCCTATTATTAGAAAAAAACGAAGATGTATGTACAGAAACATCTAAGGCAAACTCAGGAATCTGCCACGGTGGTTACGACGCAATTCCTGGAACAATGAAAGCTAAGATGAATGTCAAAGGAAATCATATGATGGCTGATGAGGCTAAGAAGCTATCTTTTCCTTACAAACAAATCGGAACTTTTGTTTTATGCCACGACGAAAAAGATTATCCTAAATTAAAAGAACTTTACGATCAAGGTATAGCAAATGGCGTAGGTGGTATGGAAATTCTTGATGGAGACCAAGTTCGTGAAATGGAGCCAAATGTCTCAGACGATGTATGCTACGCCCTATATTGTAAAGAAGCTGGAATAATAGATCCATTTCTTATGAACATTGCTTTTGCTGAAGTATCCAACATAAATGGAGTTGACTATAAATTTAATGAAAAAGTAACAGAAACAAATCCAAAAGACGGATATTGGGAAGTTGTTACAGAAAATGCTACATACGAAACTAAGGCAGTCATCAATGCAGCAGGACTTTACTCAGACGAAATCCACAACAGAGTTAGCGATGAGAAGTTTGAAATAAAAGCTAGACGTGGTGAATATCTCTTACTAGATAAGGATACCAAAGGCTTTGTAAACCACGTTATGTTCAACCTACCTACAGAAAAAGGTAAGGGAATCTTAGTTTCACCAACAATTGATGAAAATACCCTAGTAGGCCCAACATCAGACTTTGTAGATGACAAGGGAGACTTAAGATCAACTAGAGAACACCTAGAAGAAGTTATCGAAAAATCAAATGATACAGTTAAAAACGTACCTGTAAGAATGGTAATAACATCATTTTCAGGTAACAGAGCTCACGAGAAGGGTGGAGACTTTATCCTTAAGGAAAGCCTTGATGGATTCTTCGATTGTATAGGAATAGAATCACCAGGACTAACCTCAGCTCCAGCTATAGGTGAATATATGGCAAATCTTGTAAGCGAAAAATTAAACTTAGAAGATAACAAGGACTTTGTCTATGATAGAAAACCTACACCAAAAACAAGTGAACTAAGCCTAGAAGAACACGATAAGCTAATCAAGGAAGATCCAAGATACGGCAAGATCATCTGTAGATGTGAAAAAGTGACTGAAGGTGAAATAGTAGATGCTATCAACAGACCACTAGGAGCTAGAACAGTTGACGGAGTCAAAAGAAGAGTAAGAGCTACAGCAGGAAGATGCCAAGGAGGCTTCTGCCTACCAAGAGTTATGGAAATACTCGCTAGAGAGCTTGATGAAAATTACGATGATATAGTCAAAAACCACAAGGATTCTTACTATATCAAAGGTCATGTAAAGTAA
- a CDS encoding PadR family transcriptional regulator: MIESQMLKGVIEGVILHIIKNNETYGYEIVEELKNSGFYAMTEGTVYPILQRLSKKGYIFGAYKKSTIGPKRKYYYISPKGRDYLDSFYKSFDELSYATGNVLSKGIK, from the coding sequence ATGATTGAATCTCAAATGCTAAAGGGAGTAATAGAAGGCGTTATACTCCATATTATAAAAAACAACGAAACTTATGGCTATGAAATCGTAGAAGAACTAAAGAACTCTGGCTTTTATGCCATGACTGAAGGAACGGTCTACCCAATCCTACAGAGACTTTCCAAAAAGGGATATATCTTTGGAGCTTATAAGAAATCTACGATTGGGCCAAAGAGAAAATATTACTATATAAGCCCAAAGGGCAGGGACTATCTCGATAGCTTTTACAAGTCCTTTGACGAGTTAAGTTATGCTACGGGAAATGTATTAAGTAAGGGGATAAAATGA